The genomic segment AGTGTTGTGCTAAATCTGCAAAAACTTGTTTTGATAAGTTGTTTTGAGCAGAATACATTGTTGGCAAGAAACCTTTGATTTGAAGGTTTTTATTAATAGTTTGCTTTACAAGTTTTATTGTATTTAAAAGTTGTGCTAAACCTTCTAGAGCAAAAAATTCACACTGAATTGGTATTAAAACAGAAGTTGAAGCACCTAAAGTATTTATTGTAATTGGTCCTAAAGCTGGTGGTGAATCAATTATTATATAATCATAATCAGCTTTAACTGTATCAATTTTTCTTTTTAATACAAGTTCTCTCTCTTTAGTATTTTTGTAAAACTCTTTTTCTATTCCTACAAGACCTATATTTGAAGGTGCCACTTTTAAATTTTCTATTTCAGAATCTAAAATAATCTCTGAAAGCTCTTTTGTTCCAAGCATTACATGATAAATATTATATTCATATGTATCTCTATGAAAACCTAAAGAAGTTGTAGCATTTGCTTGCGGATCAGCATCTATTAAAAGAACTTTTTTCCCATCTAGAGCTAATGCGGCACTAAGATTTACAGCAGTTGTAGTTTTTCCTACTCCGCCTTTTTGATTTGCTATTGAAATAATTTCTGTCATCTTAAACTAAATACCTTTTTGTTTTCAATTTGTATAGAACCATCGCTATTTAAAATAGCATTTTCAAGTGAAACTTTAATACCATCAACAGTTGCTTGAAAATTTTTAGAATGCATAAATTCTATCTTAAAAAGACTAAAAATTTG from the Aliarcobacter cryaerophilus ATCC 43158 genome contains:
- a CDS encoding ParA family protein — translated: MTEIISIANQKGGVGKTTTAVNLSAALALDGKKVLLIDADPQANATTSLGFHRDTYEYNIYHVMLGTKELSEIILDSEIENLKVAPSNIGLVGIEKEFYKNTKERELVLKRKIDTVKADYDYIIIDSPPALGPITINTLGASTSVLIPIQCEFFALEGLAQLLNTIKLVKQTINKNLQIKGFLPTMYSAQNNLSKQVFADLAQHFENKLFKVDDDSYVVIPRNIKLAESPSFGKPIMLYDTTSIGTKAYTNLARAIIG